From a region of the Syngnathus typhle isolate RoL2023-S1 ecotype Sweden linkage group LG12, RoL_Styp_1.0, whole genome shotgun sequence genome:
- the LOC133163110 gene encoding uncharacterized protein LOC133163110 isoform X2, with amino-acid sequence MTDGSLILFPQHEEIGYDRSKFTSMIGASSVSGDTLIACHFPLLPLPAWQLPVQALCGSARRPGFSGLPRAASLPEQDKINEEHPIAIHQKQFSNSFGSLNEDRGEEEEEDATSDCVSASSPEETKKERARGSLHSHNSFLPNPDLDEDDEDSDGDNLHKYLEDSSFVLHGTSNWHNTDDDEDEATHRNMDWGHDDLLQAHNKHESPSEMFRNSYASDSSCGSSDGVLVNFGTMYNHSNNPAVPHDLSGPAVRPSPSPEGSIFLNLRPLPNERDASPLEEELFTSRWSTTQDLDSNHPPYENRSSLEVSDLATQAALVTGTNQTYYKLVTCDLSPNATWSNIAGRLEDESVSSPEIHFVGPKTSGQEQTAIEDQQREDSLDPDFQLASTSNEKSSSGVTNQTSTQEQSSSTQEQCTSLMCSIKPQRPTSLPIQPMVLGPGDNGSTKAQQLGCLVEQYIKQKTNKKSQLGFKPNPKLSSANSSIFMEACSSSDTCSTCTPSPGGINRRNIYFQGHRSPRTSKTITQTDSKLNQNRTSPQTGPELLSAHCQPKFMRIPTYQDLISLTTPKENHQSPARSHDQNFFESIFSDSIAQTNNPYQATPLPQSPQAQGFSFTATFSSMGPLSSLGSLLSFADPARQHRQTQRDEPLLLSDRAPTDLSPDTSYESLSISHLQRRGLLRSVSRAVDLIIAHFGNSRDPEEKMRLGNSYLSAMMASLVLDHLCPAIQNILEDGLRDHKLDLIIGQRRNSSWTVVEVSTKAGPPTKVLYSLVCKIIKCPQLNSHSMRLKAFIMGLLNLRALEFWLSHLYSQRNVVTSHYHGWGFLSMSLGRCRPLFQELLLLLQPLSVLPFDLDLLLEPRLLQNGQACVSLTPLFAGFSEHQTEDNSQNASFEVKRYEVMQINRRQVLLASDPEWRNSGEGVVEDSLDGGPLVSMDGGKMKDNETTDGAQVERPGPGGLRWAKLFGASRRLQTTSQSQVKGSHRPSQWLHLDRSHLGLLTQSIRSLKP; translated from the exons ATGACTGACGGCTCTTT GATTTTATTTCCACAACATGAGGAGATTGGATATGACAGATCAAAGTTCACCAGTATGATTGGCGCATCCAGTGTCTCGGGGGACACGCTGATTGCGTGCCATTTCCCGCTGCTTCCACTTCCCGCCTGGCAACTTCCCGTCCAGGCCCTGTGCGGCTCAGCCAGGAGGCCCGGTTTCTCAGGTCTTCCCCGGGCGGCGTCCCTCCCGGAGCAAGACAAGATCAACGAGGAGCATCCCATCGCTATTCATCAGAAGCAGTTTTCCAACAGTTTTGGTAGCCTCAACGAGGATCgaggcgaggaggaggaagaggatgccACCAGCGATTGCGTCTCCGCCTCATCGCCAGAAGAAACTAAAAAGGAACGAGCACGAGGAAGTCTGCACTCGCATAACTCGTTCCTTCCCAATCCGGACCTGGATGAGGACGACGAGGACAGCGATGGGGACAACCTTCACAAATACCTTGAGGATTCATCTTTTGTGTTGCACGGGACTTCCAACTGGCACaacactgatgatgatgaagatgaggcGACCCACAGGAACATGGACTGGGGCCATGACGACTTACTTCAAGCTCACAACAAACACGAGTCTCCCTCAGAGATGTTCCGCAATAGCTATGCCAGTGACTCATCTTGCGGGAGCTCCGATGGGGTCCTGGTGAACTTTGGCACCATGTACAACCACAGCAACAACCCCGCCGTGCCTCACGACCTCAGCGGCCCGGCCGTTCGCCCATCTCCATCCCCCGAGGGTTCCATATTCCTCAACCTCCGACCTCTTCCGAACGAGCGCGATGCCAGTCCCCTGGAAGAGGAGCTTTTTACATCTCGCTGGTCAACAACTCAAGATCTCGACTCAAACCATCCCCCATACGAGAATCGATCTTCTCTCGAGGTGTCCGACCTGGCTACCCAAGCCGCGCTGGTCACCGGGACTAATCAGACATACTACAAACTCGTGACTTGTGATCTTTCACCCAACGCAACTTGGTCCAACATTGCCGGCCGTCTTGAGGATGAAAGCGTCAGCAGCCCCGAGATCCACTTTGTCGGGCCTAAGACAAGCGGACAAGAACAAACGGCAATTGAA GATCAACAGAGAGAAGATTCTCTAGACCCGGATTTTCAGCTTGCCAGCACTTCCAACGAGAAATCCTCCTCCGGG GTCACAAATCAGACAAGCACCCAGGAACAATCGTCATCAACCCAGGAACAAT GTACAAGTTTGATGTGCTCCATCAAACCACAGAGGCCAACATCTCTACCAATCCAGCCCATGGTGCTTGGTCCCGGTGACAATGGTTCCACCAAGGCCCAGCAACTGGGTTGTCTAGTTGaacaatatataaaacaaaaaaccaACAAGAAGTCCCAGCTGGGCTTCAAGCCAAATCCAAAACTGTCATCAGCAAATTCATCTATCTTCATGGAGGCGTGTTCCAGCTCTGACACCTGTTCCACTTGTACTCCTAGCCCAGGCGGCATCAACCGCAGAAATATATACTTTCAGGGCCACCGTAGTCCGAGAACCTCCAAAACAATCACTCAGACTGACTCAAAGCTCAATCAGAACAGAACCAGCCCACAAACTGGTCCAGAATTGTTATCAGCTCACTGTCAGCCCAAGTTTATGCGAATTCCAACCTACCAGGATCTCATAAGCCTCACAACCCCCAAGGAGAATCACCAAAGTCCCGCTCGGTCCCACGACCAGAACTTCTTCGAGTCCATCTTCTCTGATTCCATCGCCCAAACCAACAACCCTTATCAAGCAACGCCTCTCCCACAAAGCCCTCAAGCTCAAGGCTTTAGTTTCACAGCTACCTTCTCCTCCATGGGCCCTCTTTCATCTTTGGGTTCCCTGCTCTCATTTGCTGATCCTGCTCGGCAACATCGGCAAACCCAACGTGACGAACCTCTGCTCCTCAGCGACAGGGCCCCGACGGATCTCTCGCCTGACACTTCTTATGAGTCTCTGTCTATCAGTCATCTCCAGAGAAGAG GTTTGCTAAGGTCtgtaagcagggctgtggacctCATCATAGCTCATTTTGGCAACAGCAGAGATCCAGAAGAAAAG ATGCGTTTAGGTAACAGCTATCTGAGTGCCATGATGGCCAGTCTGGTTCTGGATCACCTGTGTCCAGCCATCCAGAATATTCTAGAAGATGGCCTCAGAGATCACAAATTAGACCTTATCATTGGTCAGCGTCGTAACTCTTCCTGGACCGTCGTGGAAGTCTCTACCAAAGCTG GTCCACCAACCAAGGTTCTCTACAGCCTGGTCTGTAAAATCATCAAGTGTCCACAACTTAACAGCCACAGTATGAGGTTGAAGGCCTTCATCATGGGCTTGCTGAA CTTGAGAGCTTTGGAATTCTGGCTCAGTCACCTCTACAGTCAAAGAA ATGTGGTGACTTCCCACTACCACGGTTGGGGCTTCCTGTCCATGTCACTGGGTCGATGTCGGCCTTTATTTCAGGAGCTTCTGCTTCTCCTGCAGCCTCTTTCCGTCTTGCCCTTTGACCTCGACTTATTGTTGGAGCCCAGGTTGTTACAAAACGGACAAGCATGCGTTTCCCTTACTCCGCTCTTTGCAGGATTCTCAGAACACCAGACCGAAGATAATTCTCAGAATGCATCTTTTGAAGTGAAGAGATATGAAGTGATGCAGATTAACAGGAGACAGGTGCTTTTAGCTTCTGATCCAGAATGGAGGAACTCTGGGGAAGGTGTGGTGGAAGATTCCCTAGATGGTGGACCCTTAGTTAGTATGGATGGCGGGAAAATGAAAGACAATGAAACCACTGATGGTGCTCAGGTTGAGAGACCCGGCCCGGGTGGCCTGCGCTGGGCCAAACTTTTTGGAGCTTCCAGAAGGCTGCAGACAACTTCTCAGAGTCAAGTCAAAGG GTCCCATCGTCCTTCGCAGTGGCTCCATCTGGACAGATCACACCTTGGACTCTTGACTCAATCCATCAGGTCATTGAAGCCTTGA
- the LOC133163170 gene encoding liver-expressed antimicrobial peptide 2-like, with protein MRTLVYKVVVCSLILALLCSSQVDSAPVPEDWIGLVHRTKRSLLWRWNSMKAVGASCRDHVECATKNCRRNICAFW; from the exons ATGAGGACTCTCGTGTACAAGGTTGTTGTTTGCTCTCTGATTCTGGCGCTCCTGTGCAGCTCCCAG GTGGATTCGGCACCTGTGCCTGAAGACTGGATCGGCTTGGTCCATAGAACCAAGAGATCTTTGCTGTGGAGATGGAACTCTATGAAAGCGGTGGGTGCCAGCTGCAGGGATCATGTGGAGTGCGCAACTAAAAACTGCAG GAGAAACATTTGCGCTTTCTGGTAA
- the scarb2c gene encoding lysosome membrane protein 2c produces the protein MFKSCFIYMCGLFSFLILILGIALTLSSVFPKLVDSVAEKEIVLKNGTDAFDAWADPPAPIYMQFYFFNLTNPLEVLDGDRPAVLEIGPYTYREYRPMEEVTFQDNDTKVAAVNTKTYIFQPNMSRGPESDLIRTVSIPAMTVMERFKDDALFANVISSYMKEKQIGLFTTRTVGELLWKYEDPLLKFLNTFKPDIDPNFGLFYKSNASNDGDYVFLTGQQDYKDFARVDTWNNQSTLNWWTSDECNMINGTNGASFHPVVNKDEILYMFSSDLCRSMYAVFEKDVTVKRIPGYRFTPPSQVFANSSVNPSNTGFCVPAGNCLGSGVLNVAPCKQGAPIIMSSPHFYQGDEKFVQAVFGMRPKKEYHQTFIDINPLTGVVLQAAKRLQVNVFVEKMDRFSQTGNVNSVIFPVLHLNESVVIDDSSVAKLNGVLMEENVLINIPFILMGIGILLGGVFMLLVCRHKMPESTPAERQPLLAS, from the exons ATGTTTaaatcgtgttttatttatATGTGCGGATTATTTTCGTTTTTAATTCTCATTCTGGGCATCGCGTTGACATTGTCTAGTGTTTTTCCCAAACTAGTGGACTCCGTGGCCGAAAAG GAAATAGTGTTGAAGAATGGCACTGATGCCTTCGATGCTTGGGCGGATCCACCGGCACCGATCTACatgcagttttattttttcaacctgACCAATCCATTGGAGGTGCTGGATGGAGACCGGCCTGCTGTGCTGGAGATTGGACCATACACTTACAG AGAGTACCGACCTATGGAAGAAGTCACCTTTCAGGATAATGACACTAAAGTTGCAGCGGTCAACACCAAAACATACATATTCCAACCTAACATGTCACGGGGTCCGGAGAGTGACCTCATCAGGACTGTCAGCATCCCTGCCATG ACAGTGATGGAGCGCTTCAAGGATGACGCTCTTTTTGCCAACGTGATCTCGTCGTACATGAAGGAAAAACAAATAGGCCTGTTCACCACTCGGACAGTGGGCGAGCTCCTGTGGAAATACGAAGACCCTCTCCTGAAATTCCTTAACACTTTCAAACCTGACATAGATCCGAATTTTGGACTCTTCTATAAG AGCAACGCCAGCAATGACGGAGACTATGTGTTCCTCACAGGCCAGCAGGACTACAAAGACTTTGCTCGAGTGGATACTTGGAACAATCAAAG CACACTGAATTGGTGGACGTCTGATGAGTGCAACATGATCAACGGAACCAACGGCGCCTCTTTCCATCCTGTCGTCAATAAGGATGAAATACTCTACATGTTCTCCTCGGACCTGTGCAG GTCTATGTACGCTGTGTTTGAGAAGGACGTGACGGTGAAACGAATCCCCGGCTATCGCTTCACTCCCCCCAGCCAGGTGTTCGCCAACTCCTCGGTGAACCCATCCAACACGGGCTTCTGCGTCCCTGCCGGCAACTGCCTCGGCTCGGGCGTCCTTAACGTCGCGCCGTGCAAACAAG GTGCTCCCATCATCATGTCCTCGCCGCACTTCTACCAGGGCGATGAGAAATTTGTGCAGGCAGTATTCGGCATGAGACCCAAGAAGGAGTATCACCAAACCTTTATCGATATCAATCCG CTCACCGGAGTCGTCCTGCAAGCTGCCAAACGTCTCCAGGTCAACgtctttgtggagaaaatgGACAGATTCAG CCAAACAGGAAATGTAAACTCAGTGATCTTCCCTGTCCTCCACCTGAATGAG AGCGTCGTCATCGATGATTCATCGGTGGCCAAGCTGAACGGCGTGCTGATGGAGGAGAATGTGCTGATCAACATTCCTTTCATACTGATGGGGATTGGCATCCTCCTGGGCGGAGTCTTCATGCTGCTGGTGTGTCGCCACAAGATGCCCGAG agtacCCCTGCAGAACGGCAGCCGCTGCTTGCATCGTAA
- the LOC133163110 gene encoding uncharacterized protein LOC133163110 isoform X1, with translation MTDGSLILFPQHEEIGYDRSKFTSMIGASSVSGDTLIACHFPLLPLPAWQLPVQALCGSARRPGFSGLPRAASLPEQDKINEEHPIAIHQKQFSNSFGSLNEDRGEEEEEDATSDCVSASSPEETKKERARGSLHSHNSFLPNPDLDEDDEDSDGDNLHKYLEDSSFVLHGTSNWHNTDDDEDEATHRNMDWGHDDLLQAHNKHESPSEMFRNSYASDSSCGSSDGVLVNFGTMYNHSNNPAVPHDLSGPAVRPSPSPEGSIFLNLRPLPNERDASPLEEELFTSRWSTTQDLDSNHPPYENRSSLEVSDLATQAALVTGTNQTYYKLVTCDLSPNATWSNIAGRLEDESVSSPEIHFVGPKTSGQEQTAIEDQQREDSLDPDFQLASTSNEKSSSGVKKHFQNRCHLPCFLCFNHSCSCQVTNQTSTQEQSSSTQEQCTSLMCSIKPQRPTSLPIQPMVLGPGDNGSTKAQQLGCLVEQYIKQKTNKKSQLGFKPNPKLSSANSSIFMEACSSSDTCSTCTPSPGGINRRNIYFQGHRSPRTSKTITQTDSKLNQNRTSPQTGPELLSAHCQPKFMRIPTYQDLISLTTPKENHQSPARSHDQNFFESIFSDSIAQTNNPYQATPLPQSPQAQGFSFTATFSSMGPLSSLGSLLSFADPARQHRQTQRDEPLLLSDRAPTDLSPDTSYESLSISHLQRRGLLRSVSRAVDLIIAHFGNSRDPEEKMRLGNSYLSAMMASLVLDHLCPAIQNILEDGLRDHKLDLIIGQRRNSSWTVVEVSTKAGPPTKVLYSLVCKIIKCPQLNSHSMRLKAFIMGLLNLRALEFWLSHLYSQRNVVTSHYHGWGFLSMSLGRCRPLFQELLLLLQPLSVLPFDLDLLLEPRLLQNGQACVSLTPLFAGFSEHQTEDNSQNASFEVKRYEVMQINRRQVLLASDPEWRNSGEGVVEDSLDGGPLVSMDGGKMKDNETTDGAQVERPGPGGLRWAKLFGASRRLQTTSQSQVKGSHRPSQWLHLDRSHLGLLTQSIRSLKP, from the exons ATGACTGACGGCTCTTT GATTTTATTTCCACAACATGAGGAGATTGGATATGACAGATCAAAGTTCACCAGTATGATTGGCGCATCCAGTGTCTCGGGGGACACGCTGATTGCGTGCCATTTCCCGCTGCTTCCACTTCCCGCCTGGCAACTTCCCGTCCAGGCCCTGTGCGGCTCAGCCAGGAGGCCCGGTTTCTCAGGTCTTCCCCGGGCGGCGTCCCTCCCGGAGCAAGACAAGATCAACGAGGAGCATCCCATCGCTATTCATCAGAAGCAGTTTTCCAACAGTTTTGGTAGCCTCAACGAGGATCgaggcgaggaggaggaagaggatgccACCAGCGATTGCGTCTCCGCCTCATCGCCAGAAGAAACTAAAAAGGAACGAGCACGAGGAAGTCTGCACTCGCATAACTCGTTCCTTCCCAATCCGGACCTGGATGAGGACGACGAGGACAGCGATGGGGACAACCTTCACAAATACCTTGAGGATTCATCTTTTGTGTTGCACGGGACTTCCAACTGGCACaacactgatgatgatgaagatgaggcGACCCACAGGAACATGGACTGGGGCCATGACGACTTACTTCAAGCTCACAACAAACACGAGTCTCCCTCAGAGATGTTCCGCAATAGCTATGCCAGTGACTCATCTTGCGGGAGCTCCGATGGGGTCCTGGTGAACTTTGGCACCATGTACAACCACAGCAACAACCCCGCCGTGCCTCACGACCTCAGCGGCCCGGCCGTTCGCCCATCTCCATCCCCCGAGGGTTCCATATTCCTCAACCTCCGACCTCTTCCGAACGAGCGCGATGCCAGTCCCCTGGAAGAGGAGCTTTTTACATCTCGCTGGTCAACAACTCAAGATCTCGACTCAAACCATCCCCCATACGAGAATCGATCTTCTCTCGAGGTGTCCGACCTGGCTACCCAAGCCGCGCTGGTCACCGGGACTAATCAGACATACTACAAACTCGTGACTTGTGATCTTTCACCCAACGCAACTTGGTCCAACATTGCCGGCCGTCTTGAGGATGAAAGCGTCAGCAGCCCCGAGATCCACTTTGTCGGGCCTAAGACAAGCGGACAAGAACAAACGGCAATTGAA GATCAACAGAGAGAAGATTCTCTAGACCCGGATTTTCAGCTTGCCAGCACTTCCAACGAGAAATCCTCCTCCGGGGTGAAAAAGCACTTTCAGAACCGATGCCACTTGCCGTGTTTTCTTTGTTTCAACCATAGCTGTTCGTGCCAGGTCACAAATCAGACAAGCACCCAGGAACAATCGTCATCAACCCAGGAACAAT GTACAAGTTTGATGTGCTCCATCAAACCACAGAGGCCAACATCTCTACCAATCCAGCCCATGGTGCTTGGTCCCGGTGACAATGGTTCCACCAAGGCCCAGCAACTGGGTTGTCTAGTTGaacaatatataaaacaaaaaaccaACAAGAAGTCCCAGCTGGGCTTCAAGCCAAATCCAAAACTGTCATCAGCAAATTCATCTATCTTCATGGAGGCGTGTTCCAGCTCTGACACCTGTTCCACTTGTACTCCTAGCCCAGGCGGCATCAACCGCAGAAATATATACTTTCAGGGCCACCGTAGTCCGAGAACCTCCAAAACAATCACTCAGACTGACTCAAAGCTCAATCAGAACAGAACCAGCCCACAAACTGGTCCAGAATTGTTATCAGCTCACTGTCAGCCCAAGTTTATGCGAATTCCAACCTACCAGGATCTCATAAGCCTCACAACCCCCAAGGAGAATCACCAAAGTCCCGCTCGGTCCCACGACCAGAACTTCTTCGAGTCCATCTTCTCTGATTCCATCGCCCAAACCAACAACCCTTATCAAGCAACGCCTCTCCCACAAAGCCCTCAAGCTCAAGGCTTTAGTTTCACAGCTACCTTCTCCTCCATGGGCCCTCTTTCATCTTTGGGTTCCCTGCTCTCATTTGCTGATCCTGCTCGGCAACATCGGCAAACCCAACGTGACGAACCTCTGCTCCTCAGCGACAGGGCCCCGACGGATCTCTCGCCTGACACTTCTTATGAGTCTCTGTCTATCAGTCATCTCCAGAGAAGAG GTTTGCTAAGGTCtgtaagcagggctgtggacctCATCATAGCTCATTTTGGCAACAGCAGAGATCCAGAAGAAAAG ATGCGTTTAGGTAACAGCTATCTGAGTGCCATGATGGCCAGTCTGGTTCTGGATCACCTGTGTCCAGCCATCCAGAATATTCTAGAAGATGGCCTCAGAGATCACAAATTAGACCTTATCATTGGTCAGCGTCGTAACTCTTCCTGGACCGTCGTGGAAGTCTCTACCAAAGCTG GTCCACCAACCAAGGTTCTCTACAGCCTGGTCTGTAAAATCATCAAGTGTCCACAACTTAACAGCCACAGTATGAGGTTGAAGGCCTTCATCATGGGCTTGCTGAA CTTGAGAGCTTTGGAATTCTGGCTCAGTCACCTCTACAGTCAAAGAA ATGTGGTGACTTCCCACTACCACGGTTGGGGCTTCCTGTCCATGTCACTGGGTCGATGTCGGCCTTTATTTCAGGAGCTTCTGCTTCTCCTGCAGCCTCTTTCCGTCTTGCCCTTTGACCTCGACTTATTGTTGGAGCCCAGGTTGTTACAAAACGGACAAGCATGCGTTTCCCTTACTCCGCTCTTTGCAGGATTCTCAGAACACCAGACCGAAGATAATTCTCAGAATGCATCTTTTGAAGTGAAGAGATATGAAGTGATGCAGATTAACAGGAGACAGGTGCTTTTAGCTTCTGATCCAGAATGGAGGAACTCTGGGGAAGGTGTGGTGGAAGATTCCCTAGATGGTGGACCCTTAGTTAGTATGGATGGCGGGAAAATGAAAGACAATGAAACCACTGATGGTGCTCAGGTTGAGAGACCCGGCCCGGGTGGCCTGCGCTGGGCCAAACTTTTTGGAGCTTCCAGAAGGCTGCAGACAACTTCTCAGAGTCAAGTCAAAGG GTCCCATCGTCCTTCGCAGTGGCTCCATCTGGACAGATCACACCTTGGACTCTTGACTCAATCCATCAGGTCATTGAAGCCTTGA
- the cimip2b gene encoding ciliary microtubule inner protein 2B, with translation METELTTGLLEQDPHYIPGYSGYRPQLKFKMGKSYGQLVAELRSPVLHSGSDGTLRSIPERHAGRIMPGYTGFVPKRQHYIACSFAETCQRAFSDFYRETYANIQRASADSSLAVDSSHPQLEVPLTAISDQLVSYKPLKSFTPIPKPHLLDDGHPYKYYMSGFTGHVPKSRFLIGKGYPMTTNEALVQFGREQSGGECPLPSICAIYPSCHRGVASSFTGHIPGYKFMSGHTFGQLSKKALEKRASKKPHPPKYCEENRFE, from the exons ATGGAGACAGAATTGACCACGGGTCTTTTGGAGCAAGATCCACATTATATACCAGG CTACTCAGGTTATCGTCCACAGCTAAAGTTTAAAATGGGCAAGTCATACGGTCAGCTGGTGGCTGAACTGCGGAGCCCGGTCCTGCACTCGGGTTCCGACGGGACCCTCAGAAGCATCCCTGAGAGACACGCTGGGCGAATCATGCCCGGTTACACTG GTTTTGTTCCCAAAAGGCAGCACTACATTGCCTGCAGCTTCGCGGAAACATGCCAGAGAGCATTTTCTGACTTTTACCGGGAGACATATGCAAATATTCAACGGGCGTCGGCAGATTCATCACTCGCTGTCGACTCCTCGCACCCGCAGTTGGAG GTACCCCTAACCGCCATTTCAGACCAATTGGTGTCCTACAAACCCTTAAAAAGCTTCACCCCCATCCCTAAACCACATCTACTTGATGATGGACACCCCTACAAGTACTACATGTCAG gCTTCACAGGACATGTGCCGAAATCCCGCTTCCTCATTGGGAAAGGTTACCCCATGACCACTAACGAGGCCCTTGTCCAGTTCGGAAGGGAGCAGAGTGGCGGCGAATGCCCGCTGCCATCCATTTGTGCAATCTATCCATCATGCCACAGGGGGGTGGCATCATCATTCACGGGTCACATACCAG GGTACAAATTCATGTCCGGGCACACCTTTGGCCAGCTTTCCAAGAAAGCTTTGGAGAAACGTGCCAGCAAGAAACCCCATCCCCCAAAATATTGTGAAgaaaacagatttgaataa
- the rnf208 gene encoding RING finger protein 208, whose translation MSCLRRQPVTIPMDTVKIIQSEKFPRECTVPVTQPRFAPPPRVAWDGGGEGEIIVNQACSDLTLNVTVATPSPQTPVIRREQSFLAQRKPSANEICYHQFHYKMEDVIVNQYVLRSSSTSTSSSSSSTSSGPPMPCEPLDCPTCGHTYNFAGKRPRILSCLHSVCEECLQILYESCPKYKFISCPTCRRETVLFTDYGLAALAINTSILSRLPADPNGPVQWGGDADRSCYQTVRQYCQSACTCHIANPLSSCGIM comes from the coding sequence ATGTCTTGCCTCAGGCGTCAACCCGTCACCATCCCGATGGACACGGTCAAGATCATCCAGTCGGAGAAGTTCCCCAGAGAGTGCACGGTGCCCGTCACTCAACCtcgcttcgccccgccccccaGAGTGGCATGGGACGGCGGCGGCGAAGGGGAGATCATCGTCAACCAAGCCTGCAGCGACCTGACGCTGAACGTGACGGTGGCGACCCCGTCCCCCCAGACCCCCGTCATCCGCAGGGAGCAGAGCTTCTTAGCGCAGCGTAAACCCAGTGCCAACGAGATCTGCTACCACCAGTTCCACTACAAGATGGAGGACGTCATCGTCAACCAGTACGTGCTGCGCTCCTCTTCCACCTCCACGTCCTCGTCATCGTCTTCCACCTCTTCGGGTCCCCCCATGCCCTGCGAGCCCCTGGACTGCCCCACCTGCGGCCACACCTACAACTTTGCCGGCAAGCGCCCTCGCATCTTGTCCTGCCTGCACTCGGTGTGTGAGGAATGCCTGCAGATCCTCTACGAGTCATGCCCCAAGTACAAGTTCATCTCCTGCCCCACCTGCCGCCGCGAGACGGTGCTATTTACCGACTACGGCCTGGCGGCCCTCGCCATCAACACCAGCATTCTGAGCCGGCTGCCCGCCGACCCCAACGGGCCGGTGCAGTGGGGCGGGGACGCCGACCGCAGCTGCTACCAGACTGTGCGCCAGTACTGCCAGTCGGCTTGCACCTGCCACATCGCCAACCCGCTCTCCTCCTGCGGCATCATGTAG